One part of the Sphingobacterium sp. LZ7M1 genome encodes these proteins:
- a CDS encoding pirin family protein gives MSNIDFIREETAANIGNFMVGRLLPFRQKRSIGPFVFIDHMGPACLADHENLDVGPHPHIGLSTLTYLFEGSIFHRDSLGTAMEIKPGAVNWMTAGKGVVHSERTPEYLRQKDKFLHGLQIWVALPKDLEFMDPEFHHTEASDIPTWKDADVSYKLIAGEAFGKKSPVPVYSKLYMIEVKAEKDSLIDIRGELYGESGLYILEGEVDSNGFTYGPKQILITLDAHLCTFEMKAGSTVYIFGGDPFPEERFISWNFVASDKSTIDEAKEKWINHEFPKVPGDDGYVPLPVR, from the coding sequence ATGTCGAATATAGATTTCATTAGAGAAGAGACAGCAGCGAACATCGGCAACTTTATGGTAGGTAGGTTACTGCCTTTCCGTCAAAAACGTTCTATAGGACCCTTTGTTTTTATTGACCATATGGGGCCAGCCTGTTTGGCAGACCATGAGAACTTAGATGTCGGTCCACACCCGCATATTGGTTTATCCACTTTGACTTATTTGTTCGAAGGCTCTATTTTCCATCGGGACAGCCTTGGTACAGCCATGGAGATCAAACCAGGGGCTGTTAATTGGATGACCGCCGGAAAAGGGGTAGTCCACTCAGAAAGGACTCCCGAATACCTACGACAAAAGGACAAGTTCCTCCATGGTCTTCAGATTTGGGTAGCCCTTCCAAAGGACCTCGAATTTATGGACCCTGAATTCCACCATACCGAAGCTAGTGATATTCCTACTTGGAAAGATGCAGATGTTTCCTACAAACTGATAGCTGGTGAAGCATTCGGAAAGAAATCACCCGTTCCTGTCTATAGCAAACTCTATATGATTGAGGTCAAGGCTGAGAAAGATTCCTTAATTGATATAAGAGGGGAGCTGTATGGTGAGAGCGGACTGTATATCCTAGAAGGGGAGGTCGATAGCAATGGCTTTACATATGGACCTAAACAGATCCTGATCACCCTAGATGCACATCTATGTACCTTTGAAATGAAAGCCGGATCTACCGTCTATATCTTCGGAGGCGACCCATTCCCTGAAGAACGCTTTATCTCCTGGAATTTTGTAGCCAGTGATAAATCCACGATCGATGAAGCCAAAGAAAAATGGATCAACCATGAATTCCCTAAAGTACCTGGTGATGATGGTTATGTGCCACTACCTGTTAGGTAG